The DNA window GGCGGAGGATGTCGCCGGCGGCGAGGGAGCGGTAGAAGCCGGCCAGGCCCCTGGCCGTGGTCACCAGGCCGGCGGCGGGCCAGCCGGCGCGCAGGATGACCGGGTTGTTCGCGCCGCCCTGGAGGCGGTGCATGGCGGGGTTGCCGAGCGCGCGGTTCATGAGGCTCTGCGGGTCGAGAGCGGCCCGGGTCATCGCGGCCACGAGGTCCTCAGGCCGCCCTTGCCCAGTGCCGCCCGCGCCGCCGGCGGCCCCGGGCGTGGCCGCACCCTCGCCCGTGGGGGCGGCGCCGGCCTCGGTGACCTTGAGGGCCTGGGGGCGTTCCGCCGCCTTCAGCCGGGCCGTCCTCGGGATCACGTCGTCCGGCGCGCCCACCCACAGCTCCAGACCGAGCGGCCCGGCGATCTCCGCCGCCACCAGCTCGCCCACCGACTTGCCGGTCACCCGCCGGACCACCTCGCCCACCAGGAACCCGTACGTCAGCGCGTGGTAGCCGTGCGCCGTCCCCGGCTCCCACAGCGGCTCCTGCCCGGCGAGCCGGGCCGCGATGGCGGCCTGGTCCTCGAACGCCTCCACCGGCACCGGCTCCTCCAGCACCGGCAGCCCCGACTGGTGGGTGAGCAGGTGCTCGACGGTGACCGCCGCCTTGCCCCGCGCCGCGAACTCCGGCCACACCTCGGCCACCGGCGCGCTCACGTCCACCAGGCCGCGCTCGGCGAGCTGCAGCAGCACGGTGGCGGTGACCGCCTTCGTGCAGGAGTAGGCGAAGGCCGGCGTGTCGCGCTCCCAGGGCCGTCCCGTGTGCCGGTCGGCGACGCCGTCCCACAGGTCCACGACCAGCTCGCCGTCCTGGTAGACGGCGAAGGCCGCGCCGAGCTCCTCGCCGTCGGCGAAGTGCCGTTCGAAGACCTCGCGGACGCGGGAGAAGCGGGGATCGCAGTGCATCGGACCTCCACGGAAAGGGAGCGCTTACGTGGTTCACGAGCCTAACAACTGGGGACGATTCGGCCCAGACGACCAGCGCGGCACCCTGAACCTCCTCACCCCGTCCGTCGTCCTCGACGCCCTGCGCGCGGCCACGACCGGCGAGGTGCTGAGCCTGGCCCTGCCGATCCGCGGCGCGACCTCCTCGCCGGCTCCCACCACCGTGCCGCACCTGCGGGGCCGGCCGCTGCCGCAGCACTTCATGTCCGTGGACGGCGGCGACTACGCGGCCGGCGCGCGGCCGATCGGCGAGGGCCTGTGCGTGGCGGACGACGCCCTCGTCGTGACCCCGCACGGCACCACCACCCACATGGACGCCCTCTGCCACATGTGGTCGGGCGACCGGATCTACAACGGCCATCCGGCGGCCCGCGTCCGCTCGTACGGGGCGGCCCGGTGCGGCATCGAGCAGGTCGGCGGCGTGGTCGCCCGGGGGGTGCTGTTCGACGTGCCCCGGCGGCTCGGCCTCGACCATCTGCCCGCCGGGCACCGGATCGAGCCCGGCGCGCTGGAGGAGATCGGCGTGCCGCGGCCCGGGGACGTGGCGGTGATCCGTACCGGCTGGCCGAAGGTGTGGGAGCGGTCGCCCGAGGAGTACTGGTCGGGCCAGCCGGGGCTGTCGGCGGCGGCCGGACGCTGGCTCGCCGCGCACGACGTCGCCGCGGTGGCCGCGGACAACGCCGCGGTCGGCGGGCTCGACGCGCGTGGCCTGGCCGCCGAGGGCGTGGCCGACGACCTGCACCTCATCCTGCTCCACCGGCACGGCATCCACCTGATCGAGATGCTGTGGCTGGAGGAGCTGGCGGCGACGGGACGGACGGAGTTCGTGTTCGTGGCGGCCCCGCTGCGCGTCGAGGGCGGCACCGGCAGCCCGCTGACCCCGCTCGCGATCCTCTAGTTTCTCTGGGCGAGCGAGTTTCGAGTCGGGTCAGTGGTCGTAGGCGCTCAGTAAGCGGGTAATGGGCTGGCCGATTGTCTGGTGGCTCCGACGCCAGGCGGAGCTACGCGTTCGTGAGCTGGCGGTGATGTACCGTCAGAGGCTCGATATCGGTGGTGTCGTCGTCGACGACGAGCTCGACGCGGAATCGAACCCCCATCGCCGCGCCGAGGCGCAGCAGTGTCGCTATGTCCGGGATGCCGCCACCGCCCTCGATGCGAGACAAGGCGGGCTGGGACATCCCGGCGCGTTCCGCTACGACCTTCTGGGACAAGCCTCGGCGCTTACGGATCTCACGCAACTGGTCGCCGAGCTCCAGGTCACGGCCAGCCTGCTCGTACTCGGCGTGGGGGTGCGCGTCCGCTTCCATCTCGCGCAGACGCTTCGCCTTGTAGGTTTCCCAACGGCTGTGACCCATCATGCGCTCCTCTCGAACACGTGCGTGGTGGCTAGGTCGTGCTCTGCTTCGCACCGCTTCCTGGCAGCGATTGCACGGTCGATATCGGCGGTCTGCGTCCCATCCTGTGTCTTGCGGAAGACCGTCAGGATAACGATCACCTTGTCGGCCGGCTTCCAAAAGGTCAACCGCCAGGTCGTGCGGTCAAGAGCAACGCGCAGCTCGTGCACACCCTCGGCGTCCTTCAGCTTCTTCATATGATCCCCATCGGGGACGCCGCCTGTGACGAGGTGGTCGTCCACGTTCCGCATGACCCGCTGGTAGAGCGGAAAAGAAAGACTGTCCAGCCAAGCCTCCACCTCCGGCTCCAGGTCGATCCCCCACTGAGACATACCATGAATAATATATGCACTCGATGGTAACCCGTGGCGGTGGTGAATACCAGGCTTGGCCGGTGCCCACTTCCTCGAACCTGGGTTGTTCCAGATCAGTCGCTCCCGAATCCTTCAGTCCCAGGTCACCGGCAGGCGGCCGACCCCGAACACCGTCGCGTCCTGCCGGAGCGGCACCTCGGCGGCGGGGACGGCCAGCCGCAGCGTGGGGAAGCGCTCGAACAGGGCGCGGTAGCCGATGCGCAGCTCGTTCCTGGCGAGCTGCTGGCCGAGGCACTGGTGGACGCCGTGGCCGAAGGCCAGATGGCGGCGGGCGTCCGGGCGGGCCGGGTCGAGCGTGTCCGGCGCGGCGAAGGCGGCCGGGTCGCGGTTGACCATGGGCAGCGACAGCGCCACCGTCTCGCCCTTCGCGACCCGTACGCCGGCCACCTCGACGTCCTCCAACGCGGCCCTGCTGGGCGCGCCGAGGTGCAGGATCGACAGCCAGCGCAGCAGCTCCTCCTCCGTCCCCTCCTCGTACGCCAGGCCCGCCGTGAGCAGGGCGAGGACGCCGAGGGCGAGCATGTTCGCGGTGGTCTCGTGCCCGGCGACGAGCAGGATCATCGCGACGTTGGCCGTCTCGGCGTCGTCGGTGAGCTCGCCGGTCAGGCCGCTGATCAGGTCGTCGCCGGGCTCGGCCCGCCTGCGGCGCACCAGGTCCGCGAGGTAGGCGTGCAGGTCGGCGCTCGCGCCCGCCACGTCGCCGCCGGGCGAGACCAGCTCCTGGCTGCGTTCCTGGAAGAAGGCGTGGTCGGCGTACGGGACGCCGAGCAGCT is part of the Nonomuraea coxensis DSM 45129 genome and encodes:
- a CDS encoding serine hydrolase domain-containing protein, coding for MHCDPRFSRVREVFERHFADGEELGAAFAVYQDGELVVDLWDGVADRHTGRPWERDTPAFAYSCTKAVTATVLLQLAERGLVDVSAPVAEVWPEFAARGKAAVTVEHLLTHQSGLPVLEEPVPVEAFEDQAAIAARLAGQEPLWEPGTAHGYHALTYGFLVGEVVRRVTGKSVGELVAAEIAGPLGLELWVGAPDDVIPRTARLKAAERPQALKVTEAGAAPTGEGAATPGAAGGAGGTGQGRPEDLVAAMTRAALDPQSLMNRALGNPAMHRLQGGANNPVILRAGWPAAGLVTTARGLAGFYRSLAAGDILRPETLREATRTRVNGPDRVLLLDTAFGLGYMRPSLTFLMPSGSAFGHSGMGGSIGLGDPERGLGIAYVMNRMANALSGNLRGIRLVEAVYQSL
- a CDS encoding cyclase family protein, which codes for MVHEPNNWGRFGPDDQRGTLNLLTPSVVLDALRAATTGEVLSLALPIRGATSSPAPTTVPHLRGRPLPQHFMSVDGGDYAAGARPIGEGLCVADDALVVTPHGTTTHMDALCHMWSGDRIYNGHPAARVRSYGAARCGIEQVGGVVARGVLFDVPRRLGLDHLPAGHRIEPGALEEIGVPRPGDVAVIRTGWPKVWERSPEEYWSGQPGLSAAAGRWLAAHDVAAVAADNAAVGGLDARGLAAEGVADDLHLILLHRHGIHLIEMLWLEELAATGRTEFVFVAAPLRVEGGTGSPLTPLAIL
- a CDS encoding helix-turn-helix domain-containing protein, whose protein sequence is MMGHSRWETYKAKRLREMEADAHPHAEYEQAGRDLELGDQLREIRKRRGLSQKVVAERAGMSQPALSRIEGGGGIPDIATLLRLGAAMGVRFRVELVVDDDTTDIEPLTVHHRQLTNA
- a CDS encoding type II toxin-antitoxin system RelE/ParE family toxin; its protein translation is MSQWGIDLEPEVEAWLDSLSFPLYQRVMRNVDDHLVTGGVPDGDHMKKLKDAEGVHELRVALDRTTWRLTFWKPADKVIVILTVFRKTQDGTQTADIDRAIAARKRCEAEHDLATTHVFERSA
- a CDS encoding cytochrome P450 translates to MRKLPVERDPRRPLDPPPALRGLPPMARLEMADGHLGWLATTLDAARTVLGDPRFSARQELKHPAVQSSAAVAGPGRPAPPGFFATTDPPEHTRYRRLLTGQFTLRRMRLLEPRIERIAADHLDAMAAAGPPADLVTAYALPIPSMVICELLGVPYADHAFFQERSQELVSPGGDVAGASADLHAYLADLVRRRRAEPGDDLISGLTGELTDDAETANVAMILLVAGHETTANMLALGVLALLTAGLAYEEGTEEELLRWLSILHLGAPSRAALEDVEVAGVRVAKGETVALSLPMVNRDPAAFAAPDTLDPARPDARRHLAFGHGVHQCLGQQLARNELRIGYRALFERFPTLRLAVPAAEVPLRQDATVFGVGRLPVTWD